One region of Oryza glaberrima chromosome 7, OglaRS2, whole genome shotgun sequence genomic DNA includes:
- the LOC127778310 gene encoding zinc finger CCCH domain-containing protein 29-like: protein MAMHHMHDVFAQTTSIIGHEEEEVTIDPTKWGAWAHRGHRLWASMSEDFWIHVYKVQRCPRSSSHDWTSCPYAHKGERARRRDTRRFAYAAVSCPDYRPREAAPGAVPSCAHGLRCRYAHGVFELWLHPSRFRTRMCSAGTRCPRRICFFAHSAAELRDDPNSIASAILTPMPMPMPMPIPMRTPDADHHPRVSAMRDQLDLIEEAMRNRLRLYSNANANANVGSSSAAAVATTTIPVSTLANGEGSTGKRCGCHRCVEEEDALLNGYPHYDLIMDLVDE from the coding sequence ATGGCTATGCATCATATGCATGATGTTTTTGCACAGACGACGAGCATCATCGgccatgaagaagaagaagtaacCATTGACCCGACCAAGTGGGGCGCATGGGCTCACCGTGGCCACCGTCTCTGGGCATCCATGTCGGAGGATTTCTGGATACACGTCTACAAGGTGCAGCGGTGCCCGCGGTCGTCCAGCCACGATTGGACGTCGTGCCCCTACGCGCACAAGGgcgagcgcgcgcggcggcgcgacacgCGGCGCTTCGCGTACGCCGCCGTGTCGTGCCCGGACTACCGCCcgcgcgaggcggcgccgggcgcCGTGCCAAGCTGCGCCCACGGCCTCCGTTGCCGCTACGCCCATGGTGTCTTCGAGCTGTGGCTGCACCCGTCCCGCTTCCGCACGCGCATGTGCTCCGCCGGCACGCGGTGCCCTCGCCGGATCTGCTTCTTTGCCCACTCCGCCGCCGAGCTTAGGGACGATCCCAACTCCATTGCGTCAGCCATCCTCACACCGATGCCAATGCCAATGCCGATGCCGATACCGATGCGGACTCCTGATGCTGATCATCATCCCAGGGTTTCTGCTATGCGTGATCAGCTTGATCTAATCGAAGAGGCCATGAGAAATAGGCTTCGCTTGTATTCTAATGCTAATGCTAATGCTAATGTtggttcttcttctgctgccGCTGTTGCTACCACCACCATACCGGTGTCAACATTGGCAAATGGTGAGGGTTCAACTGGAAAAAGGTGTGGTTGCCACCGTTgtgtggaggaggaagacgctTTGCTCAATGGCTACCCACATTATGATCTCATCATGGACTTGGTGGATGAAtag